The following proteins are encoded in a genomic region of Oreochromis aureus strain Israel breed Guangdong linkage group 8, ZZ_aureus, whole genome shotgun sequence:
- the si:dkey-121b10.7 gene encoding heparan sulfate glucosamine 3-O-sulfotransferase 6 has product MGCSKWRAAFNFGHLKVHSKLPVFFTMIILFIYLFYCLNGYCESLPRPVYDQRSNLQTKIILKDGQETEQLGAYNASPVSFVREQLSDLTNSDPPSNNISIANNFGSKKFPQAIIIGVKKGGTRALLEFLRIHPDVRAVGAEPHFFDRFYEKGLEWYRNLMPRTLEGQITMEKTPSYFITKEAPRRVFSMSRHTRLIVVVRDPVTRAVSDYTQTLSKSPGLPSFQNLVFRNATTGLIDTSWSAIRIGIYAKHLENWLRYFPLSRFLFVSGERLVTDPAGEMGRVQDFLGLKRVVTDKHFYFNQTKGFPCLKKPEGSSRPRCLGKSKGRPHPQISSEVLLRLRDFYRPFNLKFYQMTGHDFGWDQMATHQSS; this is encoded by the exons ATGGGATGTAGTAAATGGAGAGCTGCGTTCAACTTTGGACACCTGAAGGTGCACTCCAAGCTGCCTGTCTTCTTTACCATGATTATTCTCTTCATTTACCTCTTTTACTGCCTCAACGGTTACTGCGAATCCCTGCCCAGACCCGTGTATGACCAGCGAAGTAATCTCCAAACCAAAATTATCCTTAAAGATGGACAAGAAACGGAGCAGCTCGGCGCGTATAACGCCTCTCCGGTCTCGTTTGTCCGGGAACAGCTGTCGGACTTGACAAACAGCGATCCTCCGTCCAACAATATTTCTATAGCCAATAATTTTGGCAGCAAAAAATTCCCTCAGGCCATCATCATCGGGGTGAAGAAAGGTGGCACTCGGGCTCTCCTGGAGTTTTTGCGCATCCATCCAGACGTGCGAGCCGTGGGCGCTGAGCCGCACTTCTTCGATCGCTTCTACGAGAAGGGACTGGAATGGTACAG GAACCTGATGCCTCGTACTCTGGAAGGCCAGATAACCATGGAGAAAACCCCGAGCTACTTCATCACCAAAGAAGCTCCTCGGCGCGTCTTCTCCATGAGCCGCCACACCAGGCTTATCGTGGTGGTTCGGGACCCTGTGACGCGCGCTGTTTCCGATTACACGCAGACTCTGTCCAAATCTCCCGGGCTTCCGTCCTTTCAGAACCTGGTCTTTCGTAACGCCACCACAGGCCTCATCGACACATCTTGGAGCGCCATACGCATCGGCATCTATGCCAAGCACCTAGAGAACTGGCTGCGCTACTTTCCACTGTCGCGCTTCCTGTTTGTCAGCGGCGAACGCCTTGTAACAGACCCGGCGGGTGAAATGGGCCGGGTCCAGGACTTCCTAGGGCTCAAGCGCGTGGTCACAGATAAGCACTTCTACTTCAACCAGACCAAAGGTTTCCCCTGCCTAAAGAAGCCCGAGGGGAGCAGCAGGCCTCGCTGCCTGGGGAAGTCAAAGGGGAGGCCCCATCCACAGATATCCTCTGAGGTCCTGCTCAGGCTCAGAGACTTCTACAGACCGTTTAATCTTAAATTTTACCAAATGACTGGCCACGACTTTGGCTGGGACCAAATGGCAACTCACCAAAGCTCTTAG